In Marmota flaviventris isolate mMarFla1 chromosome 17, mMarFla1.hap1, whole genome shotgun sequence, a single genomic region encodes these proteins:
- the Rpl23a gene encoding large ribosomal subunit protein uL23: MAPKAKKEAPAPPKAEAKAKALKAKKAVLKGVHSHKKKKIRTSPTFRRPKTLRLRRQPKYPRKSAPRRNKLDHYAIIKFPLTTESAMKKIEDNNTLVFIVDVKANKHQIKQAVKKLYDIDVAKVNTLIRPDGEKKAYVRLAPDYDALDVANKIGII, from the exons ATGGCGCCGAAAGCTAAGAAGGAAG cTCCTGCCCCTCCCAAAGCTGAAGCCAAAGCAAAAGCTTTGAAAGCCAAGAAAGCAGTGTTGAAGGGTGTCCACAGTCATAAAAAGAAGAAGATCCGCACGTCACCTACCTTCCGGCGACCCAAGACATTGCGGCTCCGGAGGCAGCCCAAATATCCTCGGAAGAGCGCCCCCAGGAGAAACAA GCTTGACCACTATGCCATCATCAAATTCCCTCTGACCACTGAGTCAGCCATGAAGAAGATTGAAGACAACAACACACTTGTGTTTATTGTGGATGTCAAGGCAAACAAACACCAGATCAAACAAGCTGTAAAGAAGCTCTATGACATTGATGTGGCCAAGGTTAACACCCTGATCAG GCCTGATGGAGAGAAAAAGGCATATGTGCGACTGGCTCCTGATTATGATGCTTTGGATGTTGCCAATAAA attggGATCATCTAA
- the Tlcd1 gene encoding TLC domain-containing protein 1 isoform X1 — MLPLLHPALPLLLGATLTFRALRRALCRLPLPAHVRTDPLRTWRWHNLLVSFAHSIVSGIWALLCLWQTPEMLVEIETAWSLSGYLLVCFSAGYFIHDTVDIVVSHQARASWEYLVHHVMAMGAFFSGIFWSSFVGGGVLTLLVEVSNIFLTIRMMMKINNAQDLLLYRVNKYVNLVMYFLFRLAPQAYLTSFFLQYAGQRTLGTFLLGILLMLDVMILIYFSRLLRSDFCPGLVPGQQHKDKFLTE; from the exons ATGCTCCCACTGCTGCACCCCGCCTTGCCGCTGCTCCTGGGCGCCACGCTGACCTTCCGGGCGCTCCGGCGCGCGCTGTGTCGCCTACCCCTGCCTGCGCACGTGCGCACCGACCCCCTGCGCACTTGGCGCTGGCACAACCTACTCGTCTCTTTCGCGCACTCTATTGTGTCAGGGATCTGGGCGCTGCTGTG tTTATGGCAGACCCCGGAGATGCTGGTGGAGATTGAGACAGCATGGTCACTTTCAGGCTATTTGCTTGTTTGCTTCTCCGCAG GGTATTTCATCCATGACACAGTAGATATCGTGGTTAGTCATCAGGCTCGAGCTTCTTGGGAATACCTTGTTCATcatgttatg GCCATGGGTGCCTTCTTCTCAGGCATCTTTTGGAGCAGCTTTGTAGGTGGGGGTGTTCTAACACTACTGGTGGAAGTCAGCAACATCTTCCTCACCATCCGCATGATGATGAAGATCAACAATGCCCAGGATCTTCTCCTCTACAGGGTCAACAAGTATGTCAACTTGGTCATGTACTTTCTCTTCCGCCTGGCGCCTCAGGCCTACCTCACCAGTTTCTTCCTGCAGTATGCAGGTCAGAGGACCCTGGGAACCTTTCTATTGGGCATCCTGCTCATGCTGGATGTAATGATCCTCATCTACTTTTCCCGCCTCCTCCGCTCTGACTTCTGCCCTGGACTGGTCCCTGGCCAGCAACACAAAGACAAATTTTTGACTGAATGA
- the Rab34 gene encoding ras-related protein Rab-34 isoform X1, with protein MNILAPVRRDRVLAELPQCLRKEAALHVRKDFHPRVTCACQEHRTGTVGRFKISKVIVVGDLSVGKTCLINRFCKDTFDKNYKATIGVDFEMERFEVLGVPFSLQLWDTAGQERFKCIASTYYRGAQAIIIVFNLNDVASLEHTKQWLADALKENDPSSVLLFLVGSKKDLSTSAQYTLMEKDALKVAQEIKAEYWAVSSLTGENVREFFFRVAALTFEANVLAELEKSGARRIGDIVRINSDDSNLYLTASKKKATCCP; from the exons ATGAACATTCTGGCGCCGGTGCGGAGGGACCGCGTCCTGGCGGAGCTGCCCCAG TGCCTGAGGAAGGAGGCCGCTTTGCACGTGCGCAAAGACTTCCACCCCCGCGTCACTTGCGCCTGCCAGGAGCACCGGACAGGCACCGTGGG CAGATTTAAGATCTCCAAGGTCATTGTGGTGGGGGACCTGTCAGTGGGGAAGACTTGCCTTATTAATAG GTTCTGTAAAGACACCTTTGATAAGAATTACAAAGCTACAATTGGAGTGGACTTTGAGATGGAACGATTTGAAGTGTTGGGTGTCCCCTTCAGTCTCCAGCT TTGGGACACTGCCGGTCAGGAGAGGTTCAAATGCATTGCCTCAACCTACTACCGTGGAGCTCAAG CCATCATCATTGTCTTCAACCTAAATGATGTGGCGTCCCTGGAACATACCAA GCAGTGGCTTGCTGATGCGCTCAAGGAGAATGACCCCTCCAGTGTGCTTCTGTTCCTCGTGGGTTCCAAGAAGGACTTGAGT ACTTCTGCTCAGTATACACTAATGGAGAAAGATGCTCTCAAGGTGGCCCAAGAGATTAAGGCTGAATACTGGGCAGTCTCATCTCTCACTG GTGAGAATGTCCGAGAATTCTTCTTTCGTGTGGCAGCATTGACATTTGAGGCCAATGTGCTGGCTGAGCTGGAGAAATCTGGGGCTCGGCGCATTGGAGATATTGTCC GTATCAATAGTGATGACAGCAACCTCTACCTAACTGCCAGCAAAAAGAAGGCCACATGTTGTCCCTGA
- the Tlcd1 gene encoding TLC domain-containing protein 1 isoform X2 — protein MMMGDSTVPKRHLLGAWESLWQTPEMLVEIETAWSLSGYLLVCFSAGYFIHDTVDIVVSHQARASWEYLVHHVMAMGAFFSGIFWSSFVGGGVLTLLVEVSNIFLTIRMMMKINNAQDLLLYRVNKYVNLVMYFLFRLAPQAYLTSFFLQYAGQRTLGTFLLGILLMLDVMILIYFSRLLRSDFCPGLVPGQQHKDKFLTE, from the exons ATGATGATGGGTGACTCAACAGTTCCTAAGCGCCACTTGTTGGGGGCGTGGGAGAG tTTATGGCAGACCCCGGAGATGCTGGTGGAGATTGAGACAGCATGGTCACTTTCAGGCTATTTGCTTGTTTGCTTCTCCGCAG GGTATTTCATCCATGACACAGTAGATATCGTGGTTAGTCATCAGGCTCGAGCTTCTTGGGAATACCTTGTTCATcatgttatg GCCATGGGTGCCTTCTTCTCAGGCATCTTTTGGAGCAGCTTTGTAGGTGGGGGTGTTCTAACACTACTGGTGGAAGTCAGCAACATCTTCCTCACCATCCGCATGATGATGAAGATCAACAATGCCCAGGATCTTCTCCTCTACAGGGTCAACAAGTATGTCAACTTGGTCATGTACTTTCTCTTCCGCCTGGCGCCTCAGGCCTACCTCACCAGTTTCTTCCTGCAGTATGCAGGTCAGAGGACCCTGGGAACCTTTCTATTGGGCATCCTGCTCATGCTGGATGTAATGATCCTCATCTACTTTTCCCGCCTCCTCCGCTCTGACTTCTGCCCTGGACTGGTCCCTGGCCAGCAACACAAAGACAAATTTTTGACTGAATGA
- the Rab34 gene encoding ras-related protein Rab-34 isoform X2, with protein MNILAPVRRDRVLAELPQCLRKEAALHVRKDFHPRVTCACQEHRTGTVGFKISKVIVVGDLSVGKTCLINRFCKDTFDKNYKATIGVDFEMERFEVLGVPFSLQLWDTAGQERFKCIASTYYRGAQAIIIVFNLNDVASLEHTKQWLADALKENDPSSVLLFLVGSKKDLSTSAQYTLMEKDALKVAQEIKAEYWAVSSLTGENVREFFFRVAALTFEANVLAELEKSGARRIGDIVRINSDDSNLYLTASKKKATCCP; from the exons ATGAACATTCTGGCGCCGGTGCGGAGGGACCGCGTCCTGGCGGAGCTGCCCCAG TGCCTGAGGAAGGAGGCCGCTTTGCACGTGCGCAAAGACTTCCACCCCCGCGTCACTTGCGCCTGCCAGGAGCACCGGACAGGCACCGTGGG ATTTAAGATCTCCAAGGTCATTGTGGTGGGGGACCTGTCAGTGGGGAAGACTTGCCTTATTAATAG GTTCTGTAAAGACACCTTTGATAAGAATTACAAAGCTACAATTGGAGTGGACTTTGAGATGGAACGATTTGAAGTGTTGGGTGTCCCCTTCAGTCTCCAGCT TTGGGACACTGCCGGTCAGGAGAGGTTCAAATGCATTGCCTCAACCTACTACCGTGGAGCTCAAG CCATCATCATTGTCTTCAACCTAAATGATGTGGCGTCCCTGGAACATACCAA GCAGTGGCTTGCTGATGCGCTCAAGGAGAATGACCCCTCCAGTGTGCTTCTGTTCCTCGTGGGTTCCAAGAAGGACTTGAGT ACTTCTGCTCAGTATACACTAATGGAGAAAGATGCTCTCAAGGTGGCCCAAGAGATTAAGGCTGAATACTGGGCAGTCTCATCTCTCACTG GTGAGAATGTCCGAGAATTCTTCTTTCGTGTGGCAGCATTGACATTTGAGGCCAATGTGCTGGCTGAGCTGGAGAAATCTGGGGCTCGGCGCATTGGAGATATTGTCC GTATCAATAGTGATGACAGCAACCTCTACCTAACTGCCAGCAAAAAGAAGGCCACATGTTGTCCCTGA